In Planococcus sp. MB-3u-03, the DNA window TTTTATAGTTTTGCAGAATGTACATGAAATAGTACGTGATGAACCGGATTCTCTCGCTATAAGTAGCTGACTGCCAGTCTTCCTGACTCACTTTATAAGCTTGCGTGTTCAGTGCATAGAGTTTTTCTTCCACTTTCCCGCTGCGGTTTATGCCCACCACTTTCAGCAAGTCATCCTCCACCATGGAATTCACGTGTCTGTACAAAGTCGCTTGCGACACTTCTTTCAATAGTTTATTCAGCTGCAGGATCGATAAGCCCTCATCAACATCGATCAATTCCAAAGCTATTTTAAACCTGACTTGGTTTTTAAATAAATCAAATTCCATGTGCAATGTCCCCTTTTTGAGTGCGCTTAATTAGCTATTATATATTCTTTCCGTTGATTTACCAACTCCACCTAAATGGCCGGCTGGCAACTCGAAACCTGATTAAAATACGGAGCATGCATAAAGTAGTTGACGTTTTCATTATCATTATTGATAATGATAATGGAAAGGGTGATAAATATGAATACTGATATTACTGCTTTACTGGAAATCGATTGGGCAAAAATCCTGCCGTTCGCCTTGCCCATTATCTTTTTCAACTTATTGCTCATTGGCGTCGCACTGTACGACTGGTTTAAGCGGAAAGATCGGATTGCGGCACCGTATGCTTGGCTCGCCGCCATCTTATTATTCCAATCATTAGGGCCGATCTTGTATTTGGTCATCGGAAGGAAGGTCATTCGCCATGATTACAGTCGAGAAACTTCATAAGAGGATCAAAAAACGAAAAATCTTGAGCGATGTCTCTTTTACGGTTGCACAAGGGGAATGCATTGGTTTATTGGGGCCAAACGGTGCCGGCAAAACAACGCTTATTAAATGCATGACTGGCGTTTTGCACTATGAACAAGGGAACATCACCTTCCATTCCAAGCCCATTGCCCAGCACAAGCAAGATATCGGCTATTTGTCCCAGCATACAGACTTCAAGCCGTGGATGAGCTGCGGGGAATCGCTTCGTTTCTTCGGAAAACTATCAGGCCTGGATGCGGTATTTTTACAGGAGGCTATCCCCGCGGTGTTGGAGGAAGTTGGCCTGAAGGATAAAGAGGGCTATAAAGTGGAGCAATTATCCGGTGGCATGAAGCAGCGGCTCGGAATCGCACAAGCCATTTTGCACGAGCCGCAATTATTGATTTTGGATGAACCGGTCTCAGCTCTCGATCCGATCGGCCGGAACGAAGTGAAAAAATTGATCGCCCGCTTGAAGAAACGGATGACCATCATTATTTCCACACATATCCTGGATGATGCCAGTGCGTTTTGCGACCGCTACATTGTGATCAAAGATGGCGCGATTTCTGGAACCATCGACAGCCAACTTCAGCATGCAGACCGTACACAAGTTTTGGTGAAGACAGCGAAGACTCCACCAGCAAGCGGCATTTGGCCCGGTGATGGCGTGGCGTATATTGAACGCCTGTCCCCTACCGCTTTCCTTTTGACAGGGACTGAACAACTTGATTTGAAAAAAGTCGTCCATGACTTGGATGCACAAGAGCTGGATGTCACGTCCATCGAGTTTTATGAAAAAGGAATCGAGGAAATTTTCCTGGAGATGGTGTCGGACACATGACCAACTTTTATACGCTAACCCAAACCGAGCTGGCGGAAGCCGCAAAAGAATACAAATTTATTTGGCTGACATTGTTTTTCGTCATTTTGGGTGTCACCCAGCCTTTGATTAATAACTATATGGACGTGATCCTCGAAAACGTAGGCGGCGCAGATGGCATCACCATTGACCCGAACCGGCCGGTACCGAGTTCCGGAGAAGTTCTTCTGTCGACCATTTCCGGGCAGTTCAATCAAATCGGACTCATCATTTTAATCATCAGCTTCATGGGGCTCATTGCGTCCGACCGCAATAGCGGCATGCAGGACTTTATCTTGACCCGCCCGGTTGCCATTCCGTCTTATTTATTGTCAAAGCTTGCAGGCCACTGGCTCATCAGCATGTTCGCCATTGCCATTGGAGCCGCCGTTTCCTACGGCTACACGATTTTTTTATTCGGTTCGTTCTCTTTTTCCGATTTCTTGTTATTTCTTTTGATGTACAGTTTGTGGATTCTCTACGTCATCAGCCTAGCGATTCTAATCAGCACATTCATCAAGGGGCCCATTCTCATCGCGGTCACGACGATTGCCGTCTCCATTTTCTTGATCCTGATCAAAAGCTTTAACCATCTTGTGTTTCAGCTGTCCCCAGGCGGCGTCTTGAACGTCGCAGAAAACCAATTGCTGCCGGGTGGTGAGGTCAATCATTTCAGCATCCTGTCGTGTGGAGTGTTCATTGTGTTTAACATTTGGCTGGCCAAAATCAATCTGAACAAACAGTAAGCGGGTTCCCTTTGCGCACTACAGAAGCTCAGTCCATCCATAACGGGCTGGGCTTCTTTTTCGATCACCTAAAATCACCATCCTCCGGGATACTCGTCAAAAAAATCACTTTCAAAATAGTGCAAAAATATTTTGCGCAAAAATTTTAGATATTTAAATTTTTGAAAAAATCATTTGCACCTCTTCGAAGCTCATGGCAAAATAGTTGAAAAGGCTTTCATTATCTTGCATTGAGGAGATGAATCATGAAAAATCAACAGAAAATAGAAATTCCTTTTGTTATGGCGTTAATTCCATTCATCGTCATGATCAGTATCATGGCAATTACCATCATCAAATTTGGCGGTAGCCCGCACGTCCCGTTATTGATCGGTGCGGCAATTGCTGCCCTGATCGGCTGGCGCTACGGATATAAATGGGAAATCATCGAGGAAGGCGCTTATAAAGGCATCCGCATGGCGCTTCCGGCGATTGTCATCATCCTTCTCGTCGGTTTGATCATCGGAGCTTGGATTGGCGGCGGGATTGTGGCCACGATGATCTATTACGGATTGAAAATCATCACCCCTTCCCTATTCCTCGTGACCATCTGCATCATTTGCGCGATTGTCACTTTGGCCATAGGCAGTTCCTGGTCGACAATGGGAACGATCGGCGTCGCGGGAATGGGCATCGGCGTGAGCATGGGCATCCCTGCTGCCATGGTAGCAGGCGCGGTCATTTCCGGTGCTTATTTCGGCGACAAAATGTCCCCGCTGTCTGACACAACCAATTTGGCGGCCGGAATTACCGAAACGCCTTTGTTCACGCATATTAAGCATATGGTGTATACGACGATTCCTGGCCTCATCATTGCGTTAGTCGCTTACTTTATTCTCGGCAGGCAGTTTGCCGGCACTGCCGTGGATATCGGCAACATCAACAGCATCCTTTCCGCATTGGAAAGCAATTTCGTCATCTCCCCTTGGCTGTTGCTCGTGCCGCTTGCGGTCATCGTCTTGGTAGCGAAAAAGGTTCCTGCACTGCCGGCTTTGACGATTGGCGTGTTGCTCGGCTGGCTGTGCTATGTGTTTATCCAAGGCGGCAGCGTGGCCGATGCCGTCAATACGCTTCACGACGGATTCGTGATTTCGAGCGGCAATGAAATGGTAGATAATTTGTTCAACCGCGGCGGCATCGAGTCGATGATGTACACGGTGTCCTTGACGATTGTCGCGATGATCTTCGGCGGCATCATGGAACAAGTGGGGATGCTCCAAGCGATCGTCAACCAAATTCTCAAGGTCGCGAAATCAGCAGGCAGCCTGATTGCCGCGACAATCGTTTCGGCCTTTTTCACGAATGCAACCGCTTCTGAACAATACATATCGATTCTTCTCCCAGGTAGAATGTACGCCAAAGCGTATCGGGACAAAAAACTGCATTCGAAAAACTTATCACGGGCATTGGAAGACGGCGGCACCGTCACTTCGCCTTTGATTCCCTGGAATACATGCGGCGTGTTTATCGTGGCGACTCTCGGCGTCAGCACCTTCGCCTATGCGCCTTACGCGATTCTGAACTATACCGTGCCGATTATCTCCATCTTCATGGCATTCTTTGGGCTGAAAGTCGAATTCTTGACCGAGCAGGAATTAAAAGCGCTGGAAGAAAAAGAAGCACGGCAATCGTCAAAACCCGGCGACAACGATGCTTCAGATTCTGTCCTGACCTAACTCAAAAAACATCAAGCTAATCAAAGCTTGATGTTTTTTGATTGTTGAAGAAGTCTATAATCCGCTATTAATTAATACTGAGCTTCCCTTTTCTATATTCAAAATCAATGTTCTAGCTAAGTATTTGGAGAAGCGTTCGCTCGACTCCAGTGGTAAAGCGAGACGACCGAGACCCCGCAAGGCGCAAAGCGACTGAGGAGGCTTGGGCGCGAGCCCACGGAAAGCGAGCGATAAGCTTCGGAAAATACGACTTTTCATTTTCTCGACAACCTAAAAACATCAAGCTAATCAAAGCTTGATGTTTTTAGATTGCCGGGCATCCATTCCCTATTCAAAAGAAAATTTTTATACAAACATTTATTAACAAATAAAAGGATTGTAACTACTCAGATATAGTAATATTGTAGACAGATATAAAGTAATTTGGAAAGAAATGTTAAAGACACTTGCAGATAGGCCCCAACGATCAGTTGGCGAGAATGGAGACATACTATGGTGAATGATCAATCGCGGTATTCGAGGCTTGCGAACATCACACGCATTGTAAATACAAAGCTGGATTTGCATGAAGTTCTGCAGCAGGTCACGACGGCTATTTCCGAGGAAATCGTCCGATGCGATTCTGTTGGGATCTTTTTGCCAGAAGGCGATGGCACGTACCGCGGCTTTGCGGGAAAGCCTGAGATGATGAGCAGCGTGACACTGCAATCGCAAGTGATCGATCCGAAAACAGACAATCTGGCAGCGGAATTGATAGCGACACGGAAAACCATTTATATAGCGGATACATCAACAGATAACCGGCCGGACTTGAAGCCAGTAGGCGCCTTCCAAATCAATTCCTTATTGGCGTTGCCGATTTCCTTTGAAAAGGAATTCATGGGGATGGTGTTCCTGTTCAATTACGGGACCCCGATGAATTTGACGCAATCAGAGATTGAAAGTGTCGAAGCTTATGTAAATATGGCAGCGGTCGCCATTCAAAACGCGAAGAGCTTCAATCAAAAAGAGAAATTATTGAGGGAAAAGCAATTATTGCTCGACCTTACCCGTGAACTATCTTTCTGTTCGACGATCCAGGAAAGCCTGAACGTTTGCTTCGGCTATTTGAAACAGGCGTTCGGCGAGGGTGATTTTGCCGCACATATCATAAAATCGCCGAGTACGAAAGACGGCACGTCGGTCCAATTTCATGCAGCCGACGGAATGGTCGCACAAGAATGGCAGGAGCATCTCGCTAAACTGGGGACCCAAAATTATTCGGAGTTGGTCACACATGCCGTCTCACAGAAAGAGCCAATCCGCACTGATATGGGCACGAACCAAGGGTTATTGCTAATTCCAATGATATCCATAGGAGAAGTCCACGGTGTGATTTCAGCGGTATGCTGCTGCTCGGAATCAGAAAGTGCCATTGAGTTGCAGATTGCTTTCGCCCAAGCCATTATCGAGGCCACCGCTCCGGTTTTTTCGAATTTATTGTACATGGATCAATTGGAAGGAATGGCCGAAGAGCGGACGAGTGCATTGTACGCCGCGAACAAGCGGGTCAATAGTGTGATCGAAAGCATCACGGACGGTTTTTTTGTGCTCAATAAAAACTGGGAATACACTTACATCAACCAGCATCTTTTTTTACCGAAAGGCAAAAAAGCAGACGAAGTGCTCGGCAAAAACATTTGGGATGTGTTTCCGGAAACTGTCGATACACTTACCTATAACGAGTTCCATCGCGCCATGATCGACCGGGTGACGGTTCGCTTTGAGTCGCAATCCGATGCGGAAGACTTTTGGTTTGAAATTACCGCCTATCCGTTTGATGACGGCATTTGCTGCGTGCTGAAAAACATCAAGGAAAAGAAGCAGTACGAGAAAGAACTAAAACGGCTGGCCAACTTGGATTTGATCGGCCAGATGGCGGCGGGAATCAGCCACGAGATTCGCAATCCGATGACAACGGTGCGCGGTTTTCTGCAACTGATGGTCATGAACGAACAATTGGAGCCGCATGCTGCGCATTTCAACCTGATGATCGCTGAATTGGACCGGGCGAATGCCATCATCACTGAATTTCTGTCCGTTGGCAATACGCGCACTTCGGACATGAAAATGATGAGCTTAAACACCATCCTTGATGATATTTCACCATTGATCAAAATCGATACAGCCAATCAGAACAAACAAATCCATATTTACACGCAGGAAGTGCCGGAACTACTATTGAATCATAATGAAATCCGGCAATTGATCATCAATTTATACCGCAACGGACTGGAAGCGATGGATGAAGGGCAGACACTGACCATCGGCACCTATCCGGAAAACGAAAATTACGTGGTGCTGGCAGTGCAGGATCAAGGCAGCGGCATCGATCCCGCTATCATCGACAAAATCGGCACGCCTTTCTATACGACAAAAGATGAAGGCACGGGACTCGGCCTAGGCATCTGTTACGCGGTGGCGGCACGCCATAATGCCACGATCACCATCGAAACAGGACCCGAAGGCACCATCTTCTTCACGAAGTTTCCGGTTGAACCAAAGGCAGATGGTGAGCCTAATAAATAAAATTTCAGTTTCCCGACAAGTAGAAAAAACATCAAGCCAATTAAAGCTTGATGTTTTTTTCTATTTATAGAGCTCTAGTTGTGTAAATGAATTCGAAGTTGCTGCAAAAACAAATTCGCTGCACTGGAGAAAACCTGATGCTTTTTCCAAATGATATTTAAGTTCGCTTCTAGTTTTGGGCGCAATGGGATAAAACACAGTTTGCTGTCTTCGCCAGTATTCACTAACTTATCCAGACACAATGCATAGCCAATGTTTTCTTCCACCATCAATGCCGCGTTGTAGATCAAATTGTAAGTTCCAACCACACGCAGGTCCTCAATATTTTTCCCGAACCAGCCGGACATTTCATTGCTGACCGCCGTTTGGCGAGAAATCAGCAAGGGCTTATCCATCAAATCTTCAGGCTGGATAAACGGACGTTGTGCGAGCGGGCTGTCTTTTCGCATTAATACACCCCAACGGTCAGTCGCTGGCAGCTTTATATAATCGTATCTCTGCTTGTCCATCGGTTCGATGACAATACCGAAATCCAGCAAGCCATTCTTCAATTTATCGGTGATGTCGTCCGCGTTGCCGCTGTAAAGATGGAAACGGATACCCGAGTGGTTTTCGAGCAGCTCTTTGCATGCTTTCGCAATGAATCGCATCGCTTCGGTTTCACCGCCGCCAATATAAACTTCCCCGCCAATCTCTTGTTTCGTCCCTTTCAAATTAGCTTCGGTTTTCTCGGTCAATTCCACGATTTCCTTCGCTTTATTGAACAGGAACAGCCCTTCTTCCGTTAAGGTGATTTTCCGATTTCCCCGTTCAAATAAAGTCGTCCCGAGTTCCGCTTCCAGTTCTTTCAATTGCCGGGATAATGTCGGTTGAGACAAATGCAGCTGTTTGGCCGCAGCCGAAATGTTTTGTTCTTTCGCTACCGCAATAAAGTAGCGCAATACGCGAAGTTCCATAATAGCCTCTTTTTCTTATGCTCAAAAAGCATAATAGATTATTTGATATAGGTATTGGATATCTGAATCCTATCATTTTATGATGGGAACGAATAGATAATTATTTTGAAGGAGGAATTCTACATGGCAATTGAAGGAAAAGTCATTATCATTATGGGAGCATCCAGCGGCATCGGAGAAGCAACAGCCAGAATTTTAGCCGAAAAAGGCGCCAAGTTGGTATTGGCAGCGCGCAGAGAAGAGCGCTTGAAAGAGATCAAGGAATCACTGCCGGAAGCACACATCGTCTACAGAAAAGCTGATGTATCAAATCATGAAGAAGTGCAGCAAGTCATTGATTTGGCGATTGCCGAGTACGGTCAATTGGATGTACTGTTCAATAACGCCGGGATTATGCCGACCGCCCCGTTGGCTGAAACGCGACGCGACGAATGGAAAAACATGCTGGATATCAATGTCATGGGGGTGCTGAATGGCATTGCAGCGGCGTTGCCGAAGATGGTCGAACAAAAATCTGGCCACATCATCTCCACCGATTCTGTGGCAGGGCATGTGGTCTACCCGCATTCAGCCGTTTACTGCGGAACCAAATTTGCTGTCCGGGCCATTATGGAAGGCTTGAGACAAGAGCAGCGTGAAAACAACATCAAATCCACGATTATCTCACCGGGCGCTGTCCTGACCGAATTGTATACAACCATCAATGACAAAGAAGCATCGGCAGCTCTTCACCAAGCCCAATCAGAGTGGGGACTTGCCGCAGAAGATATTGCCCAGGCAGTCGCTTATGTCATCGATACACCGGATCGCGTTTCGGTCAGCGATATGATCATTCGCCCGACAGCTCAAGAGGTATAAAGAGAATAGAATAAGGAAAGGCGGTTTTCAGATGGAGATGCAAGAGTTTATCGATTTTTACAAAGCAGGCAAACCCATTTCAAGTACGGATAAAGAATTGCACGGCCTATTGGTGCAAAGCAGTTTTCAAGCCCTGAAAATCATGGTGGAGTTGAACTCAACCTTCAACACACAAGAAGAAATCGTCGCGCTGTTCTCTCAACTGACAGGCGCACCAGTCGACGCTTCGTTTTTATGTTTGCCTCCCTTCCACACGGACTTCGGCAAGAACATACGCATTGGCAAAAATGTGTTCATCAATACCGGTTGTTCGTTCCAGGACCGGGGCGGCATCACCATCGGCAATGGCTCATTGATCGGCATGAATGTCTCGATCGCTACCTTGAATCATGGCTTGCCCTTGGAAACAAGAGGCACCACCACGCCCTCTCCTGTAGTTATCGGCGAAAACGTATGGATTGGATCAAACGCCACCATCCTTCCCGGCGTGACGATCGGGGACAATGCCGTTGTGGCGGCAGGGGCTGTCGTTTCAAAAGACGTCCCTTCAAACACGGTAGTGGCAGGAGTCCCGGCAAAGGCCATAAAGAAAATTACGGAATAGCTGCGAATCATTTATTCACTAATTGGATGAGCGATAAAAAGAACGCATCGAGTCTAGGACTTGATGCGTTCTTCAACTATATAAGCCTTTTATCCATCATTTTCGGCGAAATCAAGAGCGACCGTGATATCCCCCTCTCCGACCGCTTGAGTAAATCTTTCCACATTTTCGATATAGCCGAGACGGGTATATTGATGGGAAGTTGAAAGCTTGTCATAAAAGAATACCAGGCAATCGTCTCCGTAAAGCATAATGTCCCCCGCATTAATATGCCCTGGGCTCTCAGAATTTGTTGGGAGCCTTTCTGAAAGATAAAAGAACTTTTCATTTCCATGAAGATCTTCCATATCTATGGTTAACGGAAGCAATTCAAGCAATGCTTCGGTTGTCTCGCTTTCGTAAAGTTGTGCTGAGAACACTTCGTTCCCTATTTGCAATTCTAAAGCAAGTAGATTTGCCATCTCCGCTTCCTCCCTTTCCTGGTTATCCCCGTTGCTTGGTTGTTCTTCAGCATTCGGCGCATCTCTTTCATCCGTTTCGCTCGCATCACAAGCACTTAAGCCAAGAGCCATGAGGATGATACCTAATGGCAAAGCTGTTTTTCATTTTCATTTCCCCTTCCTGTTGAGACTATGGAGAAATTTACTGAATCTAAATTAAGTAGGCTGATTTACTCGTCTTAAATAGATATTTTATATTTTCAATATCATCATAAAGCGATGGAATTCAAATGACCAATACCTATATCAAATAGTCCGGTATATGTTTTGGGCATACGATCTTTAAAAATGCCTTCAATTTAAAAACCGGACTCCATAGAGGAAGTCCGGCTTTTTGTTCTTTACCATCCACTATTTTCTAGTAGTATCGAAAAACACATTTCTTCTTACATTGTGCTCTTGTGGGCCGCGTAAGCAGATAAGCCGAGTAATTGGTAAACCGCTGCCACGTTCATATGGCTGCGAACTTGTGCCGCTAGAAAATCATACGCTTCTTCCCTTCGCTGGGCATCGGGTTTCACATCGTCTTCCAATGGTTCTAACCCTTTTTTGACTCGCAATTCATTGACTAGTTCACGCGTGAATTTCCGGTTATGGAAAATGCCATGGAGGTATGTGCCGATCACGCTTCCATCTGCACTGACTGCCCCGTCCATCCGGCCGTCCGACAGCTGCATAAATGGCAGAGCCTCCCCGCGGATAGTTGATCTTCCCAAATGAATTTCGTAGCCTGTTAGCGTTTGCCCGTCTTTTACTTGCTTGCCGGTCATTAAAACGGTTTTCTTATCCCCGACAAACACCGTGTCCACCGGCAGCAAGGAAAGGCCGCTTGCCGCTCCGCCTTCCCCGTCAACCGCTTCATGATCTACGAGTGATTCCCCAAGCAATTGAAAACCTCCGCAAACCCCAAAGATCTTGGTGCCTTGCTCGTGCAGCTGTTGAATCGCTCGATCAAAGCCGTTTTCTTTGAGCCACGCAGCATCAGCCAATGTGTTTTTGGTTCCGGGAATGACGAGCAGGTCAGGTGTACCGAGATCTTCGACTTTTCCGACCAAACGAACGCCCGTTTCCGGTTCATCGAAAAACGGGTCTATATCTGTGAAATTCGAGATTCGTGGGAGCCGGATGACGGCTATATCTACAGCAAACTCTCCTGGTTTCGGTTTTTTAAACCGCAGCGATGACAATGCAAGAGAATCTTCTGCATCGATTTGGACATCGAGATAAGGCAAGACCCCGAGCACCGGAATGCCTGTTTCTTTCTCCAGCCAGTCAATGCCATCATCGAGCAGCTCACGCATGCCACGGAATTTATTGATGATGATTCCTTTTACACGAATTCGTTCCGATTCATCGAGCAAAGCGAGCGTTCCGACGATAGCGGCGAACGCACCACCCTTGTCGATATCCACCACTAAAATGACGGCGGCATCTGCCAAGTGGGCCATGCGCATATTGGCAATGTCTTTATCCTTCAAATTGATTTCTGCAGGGCTACCGGCACCTTCAAGTACCAGCACGTCAAAATCCTGCTGCAGCCTGCGCATCGACTGCTCGACCGCCGGCATCACTTGCTGCAAGAAATCGTCGCGATAGGTTTTTGCATTCATGTCCATAAAGTGCCGGCCATGGACAATGACTTCTGACACCATGTCCTGCTTTGGCTTGAGCAAAATTGGATTCATATCAAAAGTCGCCGGAATACGGGCTGCTTCTGCTTGAACGCCCTGCGCCCTGCCGATTTCGCCGGCTGCTTCTGTCACAAACGAATTCAGCGCCATGTTCTGTGATTTAAACGGAGCCACACGGAAGCCATCGTCTGAAAAAATTCGGCATAGCGCTGTACAAATCAAGCTTTTCCCCACATCGGAAGCTGTTCCTTGAATCATAATCGAAACTGCTGGCATACTTTTCCCTCCACTCGCCAAAATAGAAAAATCCCCCGCGTGCCGCAAGGGATTGAGAAAAAACAGCAAAAAAAAGGCTGACTTCCAGCTTGTCCTTGCAAGCAAACGGGCATCCGCATAAAGGCAGGTCTCCTGGCTCGTGATCATCGCCTTCTGAATCTTCCCGAAGCATCGCTTCAGTGGCTTTTTCAGATGGCTCTCACTTACAGTGGCGGGACCGCGCCGGAATTCAACCGGCTTCCCTTTTAACTCATGTTCAAGACATAAGCAACTTTATGCATTGGATTCAAACTCTATTTTTCTTTTCATTATATACACAGTCATTCTTTCCTCACTAGCTTTACTTTTTTCATCTGTTACACCAACTGCTATACAAGCAATCGCACGCTCTATAAAATAAGAGAAAACACTAACTGAAGAGGAGAATGCCCGATGCCAAAGACAGCTTTATTAATCGTTGATGCCCAAAACGAGATGTTCGACCCAGCCAATCCCGTCCATCAAAGTGAACAATTGCTGGAGAATTTGCAGTCGTTGATCAAAAAAGCGCGTTCAGCCGATGTTCCCGTCATTTATGTGCAGCATAACGACGCCGGCCTTGTAGAAGGCACCGACTTTTGGCAAATCCATTCGTCCGTCACTCCTGAAGAAAGGGATACCGTCGTTCAAAAATGGACGCCTGATTCCTTCCATGAAACAAAGTTGCTAGAGGTATTGAAAAACAATGGCATCCAAAACCTTGTCATTGCCGGCAACCAGACTGAGCATTGTATAAATGCGACCACACGCAGCGCCAGCCAGCTGGGATTTGACGTGACACTCGCCAAAGACGCACACGGCACTTGGGATTCGGAAACAATGAGCGCACAGGAAATTATCGACCACCATAATGGCCTATTAAGCGAGTTTGTCACCTTGCAGGAGACGAAGGATATCGAGTTTTTGGGACGAGCTTAAATAACCCACGTACCTCGATAAAAAATTACAATTACTCTTCCCGGAATTTATTTTGGGAGGAGTTTTTTTATGAGAAAGTGAAGCTTTTGAGTTATGCATAAGATGCAGTCCACTAAAAAAGAAGAAACTCATATTAGAGTTTCTTCACTTCCAGTAATTCGTCATATATAAACATATATAATTATGAAACTCTGCTTTTAAAGTGTTATGGAACAGGCTATTGCATGTATCATTTTTTCTAGCAATTTCACCTTCTCTTGTTATTCCTCAAAACTCAATCAGTGAACCCTCATTAAAAGGGGTTATATAATGGTGCTCATCGAACCAATACTGGCTACACATCACACGGTCTGCTAATCACAACATTTATGTGATGTTTCGGAGACTTTTTGGCATTGTTCTCTTCAAAGAGGTGAAAAAAGCCTTTTGTGGAAAGCTTTAGGGTGGAATGGTTCATCTGTATTTATTTTACTCATCTTCTATGTTAAAATTTACTTAGTCTACTAAATGTATTATTTGGTTAAGTAAATGTACAGTTGATTTAATTTTCTTTTAGATAAGTTAAAGAATATATAAAATTATGGGAGGCAGAAAAATGAAGTTTGGAATTATAGGTGCAGGCCCCATTGGAGCCAGTCTTACTAAGAAATTAGTGAAAAATGGACATGAGGTCAAAATTGCCGATGCCCGGGACATTAAACATTTGGAAGGTAAGGACATTGCAGGAACACCTGTGGATGTCAAAGAGCTGATCACCGATATTGATGTTCTGTTAATCTCTCTCCCTCTCCATGTCATGCCGAGCATTCGGCCGATCATCGATCAAGTTGGGGATGAAGTCATCATTGCAGACACATCCAATTATTATCCATTTAGAGACAATGAAATCGAAGAAATCGAAAACGGAATGGTTGAAAGTGTTTGGGTGTCCAAGCAGCTAGGAAGACCGGTCATCAAAGCCTTCAGTAATCAATTAGCGTATACATTAGAAAATAAAGGAACTCCAGAAGGCACGACTGGCCGCATTGCCATGGCCATTGCCGGTGATGACCCCGCACAAAAACAAGTGCTGATCGATGTCGTGAATGAGCTCGGCTTCGATGCAGTGGATGCCGGTTCGTTAAGCGACTCTTGGAGAGAACAACCCGGAACTCCTGCCTACTGCAC includes these proteins:
- a CDS encoding helix-turn-helix domain-containing protein; this translates as MEFDLFKNQVRFKIALELIDVDEGLSILQLNKLLKEVSQATLYRHVNSMVEDDLLKVVGINRSGKVEEKLYALNTQAYKVSQEDWQSATYSERIRFITYYFMYILQNYKNYHERSVEEQSQDQSTFSLVKLNLTDDRFNDFQSELGSLMEKYYNAQEPEQGTERAVSLVIIP
- a CDS encoding PLD nuclease N-terminal domain-containing protein, whose amino-acid sequence is MNTDITALLEIDWAKILPFALPIIFFNLLLIGVALYDWFKRKDRIAAPYAWLAAILLFQSLGPILYLVIGRKVIRHDYSRETS
- a CDS encoding ABC transporter ATP-binding protein, with protein sequence MITVEKLHKRIKKRKILSDVSFTVAQGECIGLLGPNGAGKTTLIKCMTGVLHYEQGNITFHSKPIAQHKQDIGYLSQHTDFKPWMSCGESLRFFGKLSGLDAVFLQEAIPAVLEEVGLKDKEGYKVEQLSGGMKQRLGIAQAILHEPQLLILDEPVSALDPIGRNEVKKLIARLKKRMTIIISTHILDDASAFCDRYIVIKDGAISGTIDSQLQHADRTQVLVKTAKTPPASGIWPGDGVAYIERLSPTAFLLTGTEQLDLKKVVHDLDAQELDVTSIEFYEKGIEEIFLEMVSDT
- a CDS encoding ABC transporter permease, producing the protein MTNFYTLTQTELAEAAKEYKFIWLTLFFVILGVTQPLINNYMDVILENVGGADGITIDPNRPVPSSGEVLLSTISGQFNQIGLIILIISFMGLIASDRNSGMQDFILTRPVAIPSYLLSKLAGHWLISMFAIAIGAAVSYGYTIFLFGSFSFSDFLLFLLMYSLWILYVISLAILISTFIKGPILIAVTTIAVSIFLILIKSFNHLVFQLSPGGVLNVAENQLLPGGEVNHFSILSCGVFIVFNIWLAKINLNKQ
- the nhaC gene encoding Na+/H+ antiporter NhaC yields the protein MKNQQKIEIPFVMALIPFIVMISIMAITIIKFGGSPHVPLLIGAAIAALIGWRYGYKWEIIEEGAYKGIRMALPAIVIILLVGLIIGAWIGGGIVATMIYYGLKIITPSLFLVTICIICAIVTLAIGSSWSTMGTIGVAGMGIGVSMGIPAAMVAGAVISGAYFGDKMSPLSDTTNLAAGITETPLFTHIKHMVYTTIPGLIIALVAYFILGRQFAGTAVDIGNINSILSALESNFVISPWLLLVPLAVIVLVAKKVPALPALTIGVLLGWLCYVFIQGGSVADAVNTLHDGFVISSGNEMVDNLFNRGGIESMMYTVSLTIVAMIFGGIMEQVGMLQAIVNQILKVAKSAGSLIAATIVSAFFTNATASEQYISILLPGRMYAKAYRDKKLHSKNLSRALEDGGTVTSPLIPWNTCGVFIVATLGVSTFAYAPYAILNYTVPIISIFMAFFGLKVEFLTEQELKALEEKEARQSSKPGDNDASDSVLT
- a CDS encoding GAF domain-containing sensor histidine kinase; its protein translation is MVNDQSRYSRLANITRIVNTKLDLHEVLQQVTTAISEEIVRCDSVGIFLPEGDGTYRGFAGKPEMMSSVTLQSQVIDPKTDNLAAELIATRKTIYIADTSTDNRPDLKPVGAFQINSLLALPISFEKEFMGMVFLFNYGTPMNLTQSEIESVEAYVNMAAVAIQNAKSFNQKEKLLREKQLLLDLTRELSFCSTIQESLNVCFGYLKQAFGEGDFAAHIIKSPSTKDGTSVQFHAADGMVAQEWQEHLAKLGTQNYSELVTHAVSQKEPIRTDMGTNQGLLLIPMISIGEVHGVISAVCCCSESESAIELQIAFAQAIIEATAPVFSNLLYMDQLEGMAEERTSALYAANKRVNSVIESITDGFFVLNKNWEYTYINQHLFLPKGKKADEVLGKNIWDVFPETVDTLTYNEFHRAMIDRVTVRFESQSDAEDFWFEITAYPFDDGICCVLKNIKEKKQYEKELKRLANLDLIGQMAAGISHEIRNPMTTVRGFLQLMVMNEQLEPHAAHFNLMIAELDRANAIITEFLSVGNTRTSDMKMMSLNTILDDISPLIKIDTANQNKQIHIYTQEVPELLLNHNEIRQLIINLYRNGLEAMDEGQTLTIGTYPENENYVVLAVQDQGSGIDPAIIDKIGTPFYTTKDEGTGLGLGICYAVAARHNATITIETGPEGTIFFTKFPVEPKADGEPNK